Proteins found in one Triticum aestivum cultivar Chinese Spring chromosome 4D, IWGSC CS RefSeq v2.1, whole genome shotgun sequence genomic segment:
- the LOC123098425 gene encoding scarecrow-like protein 21 produces the protein MSAKASNMSYRYPDNSQIPYYSSSMHVGGNGTCYVQQNHEDHHYVSSDDGSQNSDPKSQVIHPQYCTLESSSANCVYAAHSSTSPQCRSGSHISVHDSHSDHTYDSPASGITEVPGLGFTTLQELADALFGSDSDAVSSDRSLVIGAAMHQSNWRELLGISSGDLKQVIVACGKAVDENNCHEDLLISELQKMVSVSGEPIQRLGAYMLEGLVARRYSTGHALYKSLKCKEPQPTNSELMSYMHLLYDICPFFRFGYMSANGAIAEAVKGENFIHIIDFQIAQGSQWVTMIQALAARASGPPYLRITGIDDSDSAYARGGGLDIVGRRLCNIAQSCCLPFEFNAVNAASHEVTLEHLDIRMGEAIAVNFAYQLHHTPDESVCIENHRDRILRMVKSLSPRVVTLVEQEANTNTAPFFSRYMETLDYYTAMFEAIDVACPRDDKVRMSTEQHCVARDIVNLIACEGAERVERHEPFGKWRSRFAMAGFRPYPLSALVNNTIRTLLNDYNSYYKLEEKDGVIYLGWKNRKLVVSSAWR, from the coding sequence ATGTCAGCAAAGGCCTCTAACATGTCATACAGATATCCAGACAATTCTCAAATACCATACTACAGCAGTTCAATGCATGTGGGGGGGAATGGTACTTGCTATGTGCAACAAAATCATGAGGATCATCACTACGTGTCCTCTGATGATGGTTCACAGAACAGCGATCCAAAGTCTCAGGTGATTCACCCACAATACTGCACTCTAGAGTCTTCATCAGCCAATTGTGTTTATGCTGCCCATAGCTCTACATCTCCTCAGTGCAGAAGTGGTAGCCACATTTCTGTGCATGATAGCCACTCAGATCACACATATGATTCTCCTGCAAGTGGCATCACCGAGGTTCCAGGTTTGGGGTTTACAACACTTCAGGAGCTAGCAGATGCACTGTTTGGATCTGATTCAGATGCAGTTAGTTCTGACAGATCCCTAGTAATTGGCGCCGCAATGCACCAAAGTAACTGGAGAGAGCTTCTGGGAATTAGCTCTGGGGACTTGAAGCAGGTAATTGTAGCATGTGGTAAGGCTGTTGATGAGAATAATTGTCATGAGGACTTGCTGATATCAGAGTTACAGAAGATGGTTTCCGTGTCTGGAGAACCAATCCAACGTCTGGGAGCCTATATGTTGGAAGGCCTTGTTGCGAGGCGTTATTCTACTGGACATGCGTTGTATAAATCTCTGAAGTGCAAGGAACCTCAACCTACAAATTCAGAGCTCATGTCCTACATGCATCTTCTCTATGATATCTGTCCATTCTTCAGATTTGGTTACATGTCTGCCAATGGTGCTATAGCCGAGGCTGTTAAGGGTGAGAACTTTATTCACATCATTGATTTCCAGATTGCTCAAGGGAGCCAGTGGGTAACTATGATACAGGCCCTTGCTGCGAGGGCTAGCGGACCACCATACCTAAGAATTACTGGTATAGATGATTCAGATTCGGCTTATGCCCGAGGTGGTGGACTGGATATAGTTGGGCGTAGGTTATGCAACATTGCCCAGTCATGTTGTCTGCCCTTTGAGTTCAATGCCGTAAATGCAGCTAGTCACGAGGTTACACTTGAACATCTCGATATAAGAATGGGAGAGGCTATTGCTGTCAACTTTGCGTATCAGCTGCATCATACTCCTGATGAGAGTGTCTGCATAGAAAACCACCGGGATAGGATATTGAGAATGGTTAAGAGCCTGTCTCCTAGGGTGGTAACTCTTGTAGAGCAGGAGGCTAACACAAACACTGCCCCATTCTTCAGTAGATACATGGAGACCCTTGACTACTACACAGCCATGTTCGAGGCAATAGATGTTGCTTGCCCTAGGGATGACAAGGTGAGGATGAGCACTGAGCAGCACTGTGTTGCAAGAGATATTGTCAATTTAATTGCATGTGAAGGTGCAGAAAGAGTGGAGAGGCACGAACCATTTGGAAAGTGGCGGTCTAGGTTTGCAATGGCTGGCTTTAGACCATACCCCCTAAGTGCATTGGTGAACAATACTATCAGAACACTGTTAAATGATTACAACAGTTACTACAAGCTAGAGGAGAAAGATGGTGTCATTTATCTTGGATGGAAGAACAGAAAGCTGGTTGTATCTTCTGCATGGCGGTGA